The nucleotide window TCAGTTAGATTTTGAAGATGGAAAAGGACAAGGAGTTCCAATTTTGCCGAATAATTCTGATTATTCTCTTTGGGCAGAGGTAATGACTCAAGAATATCAACATCTTTGCCGTCAGGTTGACAGAGGAATCAAAACATTCATTGACAGTTATGGTGCAAAGAATCCTGCGGAATTTTTTGCTGTGGTCACTGAAACTTTTTTTTCTAGGCCCTATCAATTAAATCAGAAACATCCGGCACTTTATCGACTTTTACAACATTACTATAAATTAGATCCCCAACGATTGATTTAGAGGAAAAACACCGCCGATTTTGGCATAAATCCTTTAACATTCAAGTTCATATCTATAAGGAATAGAAGATTGTGCCCCTAAGCGAGTGACGCTAAGTGAGGCAGCAAGATTGGCAAAAGAAATAGCTTCAATAAGTTCTTTTCCCTCTAATAGTGCCACCGCTAAAGCCCCATTAAACGTATCCCCTGCTGCTGTTGTATCCACTGCCTCTACTGGATAACCCGGAATCAGTTGCGTGGTTTGTTCATTGCACAGATAAGCTCCCTCTTTACCTAATGTAATAATGACATTAGCTACTCCTTTTTTGTGTAGGTGTTGAGCCGCCAAATCGGCCGTTTCGGGACTATTGACTTTAATACCGGTTAACATTTGTGCTTCTGTCTGATTGGGAGTGAGAATACTTATTTTTGATAATAAAGAGTCGGAGAGAGGGTAAGCAGGGGCAGGATTGAGAATAACAGTTTTTCCTAAGTTAGATGCCGTTTTAGCTGCCAATTCCACTGTTTGTAACGGAATTTCCAATTGAAGTAAAATAATTGTCGCTTGTTCTATGGGGTTCATAAGTACGAGAATTTCCTTTTCTCCTAAAGCCATATTAGCCCCAGAAGCTACAACAATTGTATTTTCTCCCCCCTCATCAACCGTAATCAACGCCACCCCCGACGGATAACGGGAATCAATTAGAACATAATCGGTCAAAATTCCCTCATTTTTTAATCTAGAAATCGTTTGTTGTCCAAAAAGATCATCCCCCACTTTAGTTAACAAACGAACTTTTCCTCCTAAACGAGTGGCAGCAACAGCTTGATTAGCTCCTTTACCCCCTGGGTTCATGACAAATTGACCCCCCAAAATTGTTTCTCCTCTAGCTGGCAAACGAGGAGCTTGAATCACCATATCAGTGTTAGAACTACCAATGACCAGTATTTTCATGCCAATAATGCAGCAAATATTTATCGCCCTTGCTCTAAAATTATTTTACTTTTACTTGACTAGAAATTATTACCTCTGGGGGTCATCACAACAAGAACCGATAAGTTATAAATTAGACACAAGAAAAACTCTATTTATTTTTTTTTCTCTGGTAACTCATCATTAGGATACCAGCCAGCCGGAATAACCTCAAAGTCCCATTGGTCTTTAAAAATATACATTCGCTCTATAATCTCCCTATTTGAGAGTGAACCCTGGTTTCCTTGTTTCCAATCCTGTCTCTCAATAGTTCCCATGACTAAATAATTATTTCCCATAATTTCAGGATTTTCTTGACCAAATCCAACAACCATTAAAGCTTCTATTTCTTGCTTTTTAGCAATAATAAGCTCGCAGTTGGGACAATATTTACATTGCTTGTTGAGCAATAAAACCTGTTGCGGTTCCATGTGAATAACTAGAACAAACTTACGGACTTTGGTTTTTGTTTCGCATTTAGGGCATTTGGTAAAAGCACAATCTGAGTAAGGATTGAGAAAAAACTTATATTTTTTTTTGAGTTTGTTCGTCTTCAATTGATTTGAACTTTTCTTTTTCATTGAAGAAATGCTGGTGTAAGCAGAAATAGATATTTTTGTTTAGCTTTATGTTAATACGAATTAAACTGACTGTAGCGAGAATTTTTTTGAGAAGGGTTTAGATGACGAGTGGTAACCAGCCAAAAGTTTTGTTGTGATACTTACCCAAAAGAAAACTCAGGCATCAGGTTTCTGTTCTACCTTTTGTGTCTTTTTCTCAAAAACCGTCACCCCTGCCCCTTCGAGTTCAACCACGCCATCAGAGCCAATACTAGCAACTTTTCCCGACAAAGCCGCTATCCAATCGGTAAAAGAATCCATCTTCTCTACTTGTTTTTTGAGAGTTTTACGATTGAGGGAAGCTCGGACAGTAATACCCCCTTCCCCTGATACTTCAAGGGTTACAGTCTTACCCTGTTCGGGAAGATTGGGGCGAGTGGTGAACTTAACCGTCATTTCTGGTTGTCTGCCATTAATCATAATAACTGGAGAAGAAGTAGAATCTGTTGATGATTTTGATGATGAATTCTTTGATTGACTCGTAGCAGGAGTTATTACCGAAGTTGAAGAAGTTTCTGTAACAACAATGGTTTCATCTATCGGATTAGCTTCTTTTAAAACCACTTCTTCACCCTTACGGATACAGAGCAACTCCCAAAATTGCCCAATTTCTGCTCCGGGAAGGCTACCAGAAACCGTAATTAAAAAAGGTTGCCAGCGAGACTGCTTTTCTTGTCCTGGGGGAGGGGTTTCGTTGCGCTCCAAGCGGATAACTAATTTTTTGTCATCTGTATCAAGAATACGCCCTCGAATTTGGAATTGGTCTAAACCCGTTTGGGGTGGCGGTGGGTTGTCCAATGAATAGTTTTCAAGCAGGGAAACACATTTAATCAATTGTATTTGACACAATTTGGACTCTTTTGTGGTGCGGAAATAGACGCGCCATAGATAGGCATTGTCTAGATTAAAATTGCCCTTACTGGATAACCTCTGCCAAACCGTAAACCCTACTCTAGCCGAAAGCTTAGTACCGTCAAAAAGTTGTAAAGTGCCTTTAAGTTTACTTTGATGCTCCTCGGCTGGTAGTACAGTCTCAAATTTACCGAAGAGATAGCCGATAGCACTAAATTGAGTGGGAGATTGAGGCGGTTTAAAGGGAGGCTCGATAACAGATGGAGACATTAATCAAGTAGCGACACAGTTCAACTTTTAGTGTAACCGTAGTCTAACCAAAGTTAAGCACGAGTTAATAATTCTAAATTATGGCCGTTGGGGTCGAAGAAATAAAAGCCACGGCCTCCCTGTCTGTGGTTAATCTGACCGGTATTTTGGTGCATTGGGTCACTACTGAAAGAAAGCCCCTCCTCTTTAACTCGTGCAAAAATAGCATCAAATTCCGAGTCACTAACATGGAAAGCATAGTGATGGGACTCAAATTCTTCTGTGTCAGCAAAATCTAGTGTTAGGGTATCATTAACTTCTACCGCAGCAAAATGACCCACAGGAGACTCTACCTTTAAACCGAAAATCCGAGCAAAGAATTCAGCAGAGGCTTTTTTATCATGAGCCGGTACGATGGTGTGATTCAGAATAATTGTCATATTATCTCTCCTATGAAGTGCAAAGGTTGAGTAACGGTAATTGAGGACTCGTCTATTGCTCAAGAAGTCTATTTCTTCCATGTTAGATACCGTTGCTCAATTGAGACTACTTCCAATAGGATTAGCTCTAAAAGCTTATCTGTTTGTTTTGTCTTCCGTGTTCGTTAATTGTGAGCAGATAACAAATCTTAGCTTCTCCTTTCAGTTTTAATAAGCATTTTCTCAATAACTTTAAGCATTTTTTTCACAAGTCTTTTTAAGTTAAATACAATTATATCGTCTATTTGATGAAGTTGTAATTATTTTTAGAGAAGCATTTTTACGATTTTTACTTTCTTTTTATGCTTGTGGATACGGCGTTCTAACTCTGCCCTAATTCCTCAGTCTTGCCTCTAGCTTGATTGCGCTTATTTTGAGGCTATTAATACACAGAGCAAGCCGTGTTTTTATCAGACATTTCTATTTTTATTATGCCATAATATAACTGATATAACTCTCTTATTAGGAGTGGAGGAGATAAAAACTTTGAAGCAAAAACAATCCAGAACCTGTGTAGTCAGCGTTCGCTTTCTACCCAAAGAAAAACAACATCTAACCGAACGAGCGGTTCAACAGCAGACAACCGTGAGTGAATTGCTTAGATTAAATGTCCTAACTCAAAATGATAAGAGCCGTCATAAATCTGTCCCAGAAGTTAACCGAAGACTTTATTTTGAACTGGAAAAAATTTCCGAACAGCTTCAAACGATTGAACCAAGTACAGATTCTTTAACTAAGCTTCAAAATCTTCTCGATGAAGTGAGAAAAGAATTATTAGGGATGAATAAATAACCCGAAAACTGATTAAATTATAGGTTAAATCAATGATCGCCAAACAGGTTCAAGGCACAAATTTTAAGAAAGTCTTGGATTACGTACACAACAAATCGGGAGCCAAGTTAATTGGCTCGAATATGACCGGAAAAGAGCCAGAAAGCCTAGCCGTTGAATTTCGCATTTCTGCCCAATTAAGAAAGCGAGTAACCAAATGCGTCTATCACGTCAGTCTTTCTGTCTCTAAGGAGGAAAAAGTCTCTCAACAACAATGGGTTAAAATCGCTCGTGCCTATCTAAAAGGGATGGAATTTGACGCAAACCAGTACGTTATTTACCATCACACCGATAGAGAACACGATCATATTCACGTTATCGCCAGCCGTATTAGAATTACAGATGGCTCGGTGGTTAATGATTCCTGGCAGTATCGACGTTCTGAAAAATTAGTCAGACAATTAGAGCAAGACTTTGGACTTTCTCCGACTCAAAGCAGTTGGGAGAAGAAAAAGCGATCGCCAACTACTGGAGAGATTCGCAGAGAAAGACGTACAGGTGAAATTAACAAAAGAAGCCAACTTCAGGGATTAATCGAGCAAGCCTTAAAAAATCGTCCCTCTGTAAAGGAATTCATTGACCGATTAAGGGCTAAAGAGGTTAGCGTTAGACTGAGAAAGTCGAACATGGGGAAAATTGAGGGGATTTCCTATAAATTAGACGATGTAGCTTTTCAAGGACGACAACTAGGGAAGGATTATTCTTGGACTAGCTTAAAATCCGTCTTAATTCAAGAACATAACCCTCAACCGATAAGGGATGATTTAACCCCTCTACAACAAGCGATAACTCCTCTACAACAAGCGATCGCAGTTCCTAAGACTAACAACCCAGATCGTGAACCCAACGAGCTAGAACAGCATAAAAAGGCATTAAGAGATAA belongs to Gloeothece citriformis PCC 7424 and includes:
- the rbsK gene encoding ribokinase, which encodes MKILVIGSSNTDMVIQAPRLPARGETILGGQFVMNPGGKGANQAVAATRLGGKVRLLTKVGDDLFGQQTISRLKNEGILTDYVLIDSRYPSGVALITVDEGGENTIVVASGANMALGEKEILVLMNPIEQATIILLQLEIPLQTVELAAKTASNLGKTVILNPAPAYPLSDSLLSKISILTPNQTEAQMLTGIKVNSPETADLAAQHLHKKGVANVIITLGKEGAYLCNEQTTQLIPGYPVEAVDTTAAGDTFNGALAVALLEGKELIEAISFANLAASLSVTRLGAQSSIPYRYELEC
- a CDS encoding VOC family protein — encoded protein: MTIILNHTIVPAHDKKASAEFFARIFGLKVESPVGHFAAVEVNDTLTLDFADTEEFESHHYAFHVSDSEFDAIFARVKEEGLSFSSDPMHQNTGQINHRQGGRGFYFFDPNGHNLELLTRA
- a CDS encoding plasmid mobilization protein, whose translation is MKQKQSRTCVVSVRFLPKEKQHLTERAVQQQTTVSELLRLNVLTQNDKSRHKSVPEVNRRLYFELEKISEQLQTIEPSTDSLTKLQNLLDEVRKELLGMNK
- a CDS encoding relaxase/mobilization nuclease domain-containing protein, whose protein sequence is MIAKQVQGTNFKKVLDYVHNKSGAKLIGSNMTGKEPESLAVEFRISAQLRKRVTKCVYHVSLSVSKEEKVSQQQWVKIARAYLKGMEFDANQYVIYHHTDREHDHIHVIASRIRITDGSVVNDSWQYRRSEKLVRQLEQDFGLSPTQSSWEKKKRSPTTGEIRRERRTGEINKRSQLQGLIEQALKNRPSVKEFIDRLRAKEVSVRLRKSNMGKIEGISYKLDDVAFQGRQLGKDYSWTSLKSVLIQEHNPQPIRDDLTPLQQAITPLQQAIAVPKTNNPDREPNELEQHKKALRDKYVRLASLVRQYPQFHDKEARYIDIGVMLLSLKSGDNLGETQIILTQSDRVKQWHQELPREAYLKIAREYIRQITNRATELIEEHHSNPKSAQLER